One genomic region from Flagellimonas oceani encodes:
- a CDS encoding carboxypeptidase-like regulatory domain-containing protein yields the protein MKHTFLILFSLLISGLSMAQDSRQMLRGKVLYRSSNVPNENVINSTSGHATITDDNGEFMIEVKEGDQLVFTAINYQLEVVEITPGILANNRLVVEVDEKVQELDEVVVSPENQERFLEVKNEDFKQFDYEIDRSTEVENIANSQITRGMKDGLNFVNIFKALFKSQDANGQERIPLKVSEVLRHVYDDEFFVVDLRLPQDKIDAFLLYCDDKIPSQTLLKKENEFELIDFLVTQSKEFRKTLGEE from the coding sequence ATGAAACACACATTTTTGATATTGTTCTCCTTACTGATATCTGGCTTGTCCATGGCACAGGATTCCCGCCAAATGCTGCGGGGCAAGGTGCTTTACAGAAGTTCCAATGTGCCCAACGAGAACGTTATCAATTCAACCAGCGGGCATGCCACCATTACCGATGATAACGGGGAGTTTATGATCGAGGTAAAGGAGGGCGACCAACTTGTGTTCACCGCCATCAACTACCAATTGGAAGTGGTGGAGATTACTCCCGGGATATTGGCCAACAACCGTTTGGTGGTGGAGGTTGACGAAAAGGTACAGGAATTGGACGAAGTGGTGGTGAGCCCGGAGAACCAGGAACGCTTTCTTGAGGTGAAAAACGAGGATTTTAAACAGTTCGATTACGAAATAGATCGTAGCACCGAGGTGGAGAACATAGCCAATTCCCAGATTACACGTGGTATGAAGGATGGGCTCAACTTTGTGAACATCTTTAAGGCTTTATTTAAGTCTCAAGATGCCAATGGACAGGAGCGAATTCCGCTAAAAGTGAGCGAAGTGCTGCGACATGTGTACGATGATGAGTTCTTTGTGGTGGACCTAAGACTGCCTCAGGACAAAATAGATGCTTTTCTATTGTATTGCGATGACAAAATACCTTCCCAGACCCTGCTGAAAAAGGAAAATGAATTTGAACTTATCGATTTTCTGGTGACCCAAAGCAAGGAGTTTAGGAAAACTTTGGGCGAGGAATGA
- a CDS encoding beta strand repeat-containing protein, whose amino-acid sequence MKTSIIYTIIGLLAINSLCAQVKIGDDPQNLDPTSILELQSANRVLVITRVTDAQMNAISPLNGAMVYNTDDECLNYYNGAEWINICEALDDSFTVSTRDDYLSQLYSNTLDSTVVVSVTDNGDGTMNYNFEVGEINGRNIQDFSIEGRDIANRTIGGEKIGSRSVDPLRIFNNGDDLARQLILWNGNAGPDGEWQRIPETDLQLSEVDGIVGNEVVGPFDTTLKLEGTGDEIDPYTLDVSEGGITDFEIATGAVTSDEILNGTILEEDIANDAVTSLKILDGEIADADISTTAAILGTKIDPNFGAQNVATTGTLGAGNTTITGNLSTTGAATIGANTITNVDGTNGQVLTTDGAGNTTWQDPSPTAVQTTAAIDGNGLTGNPLDLADDAVTTDKILDGEIADADISTTAAILGTKIDPNFGAQNVATTGTLGAGNTTITGNLSTTGAATIGANTITNVDGTNGQVLTTDGAGNTTWQDPSPTAVQTTTAIDGNGLTGNPLDLADDAVTTDKILDGEIADADISTTAAILGTKIDPNFGAQNVATTGTLGAGNTTITGNLSTTGAATIGANTITNVDGTNGQVLTTDGAGNTTWQDPSPTAVETTTAIDGNGLTGDPLDLADDAVTTDKILDGTILEEDIANGEVTPVKIAASATDGDVLTTTGGTVSWQPPAVVAMGKVNGDGSPAKMNGATATRNSLGNYTVTFATARPDADYIIQLTLYGAPAGSTIQVENQSNIGFTVSITSTQPSFIAVSPPFTTDLGGSTPQHTHTGFVDPFPIVDNLAFSPIDAIWYFTITDF is encoded by the coding sequence GTGAAAACTTCAATAATCTACACCATTATAGGCCTATTGGCGATCAACTCGCTGTGTGCCCAGGTAAAAATAGGTGATGACCCACAAAATTTGGACCCCACTTCCATTTTGGAACTGCAAAGCGCCAACCGAGTACTGGTGATCACCCGCGTAACGGATGCGCAAATGAACGCCATAAGCCCGCTAAATGGGGCAATGGTTTACAATACGGACGATGAATGCCTTAACTATTACAATGGAGCAGAATGGATCAATATCTGTGAGGCGCTGGACGATTCGTTTACCGTGAGCACCCGGGACGATTATTTGAGCCAATTGTATTCCAACACCTTGGATAGTACAGTGGTGGTTTCCGTGACGGATAACGGCGACGGAACCATGAACTATAATTTTGAAGTCGGGGAAATAAACGGACGTAACATACAGGACTTTTCCATTGAAGGAAGGGACATTGCCAACCGCACCATTGGCGGGGAAAAAATTGGAAGCCGATCCGTTGACCCTTTACGGATATTTAACAACGGGGACGACCTTGCCAGACAACTTATTTTATGGAACGGCAATGCAGGACCCGATGGGGAATGGCAGCGAATCCCTGAAACCGACCTACAGCTTTCTGAAGTGGATGGGATTGTGGGGAATGAAGTAGTAGGCCCTTTTGATACCACCTTAAAACTTGAAGGTACCGGAGATGAGATTGACCCATATACTCTGGACGTTTCCGAAGGTGGGATTACTGACTTCGAAATTGCAACTGGAGCCGTAACTTCTGATGAAATATTGAATGGTACTATACTTGAAGAGGATATAGCGAATGATGCTGTGACATCCCTAAAAATACTAGATGGGGAAATAGCCGATGCCGATATTTCCACAACTGCTGCCATTCTTGGAACAAAGATCGATCCAAACTTCGGAGCCCAAAATGTCGCAACAACCGGGACCCTTGGAGCCGGGAACACGACAATAACAGGAAACCTCTCTACAACTGGAGCCGCAACCATTGGAGCAAATACAATAACAAATGTGGACGGAACAAACGGACAGGTACTGACTACGGATGGAGCAGGAAATACAACTTGGCAAGATCCTAGCCCCACGGCAGTTCAAACGACAGCGGCAATCGACGGTAACGGACTTACGGGCAATCCACTTGATCTGGCCGATGATGCCGTAACAACCGATAAAATACTTGACGGGGAAATAGCCGATGCCGACATTTCCACAACTGCTGCCATTCTTGGAACAAAAATCGATCCAAACTTCGGAGCCCAAAATGTCGCAACAACCGGGACCCTTGGAGCCGGGAACACGACAATAACAGGAAACCTCTCTACAACTGGAGCCGCGACCATTGGAGCAAATACAATAACAAATGTGGACGGAACAAACGGACAGGTACTGACTACGGATGGAGCAGGAAATACAACTTGGCAAGATCCTAGCCCCACGGCAGTTCAAACGACAACGGCAATCGACGGGAACGGACTTACGGGCAATCCACTTGATCTGGCCGATGATGCCGTAACAACCGATAAAATACTTGACGGGGAAATAGCCGATGCCGATATTTCCACAACTGCTGCCATTCTTGGAACAAAGATCGATCCAAACTTCGGAGCCCAAAATGTCGCAACAACCGGGACCCTTGGAGCCGGGAACACGACAATAACAGGAAACCTCTCTACAACTGGAGCCGCGACCATTGGAGCAAATACAATAACAAATGTGGACGGAACAAACGGACAGGTACTGACTACGGATGGAGCAGGAAATACAACTTGGCAAGATCCTAGCCCCACGGCAGTTGAAACGACAACGGCAATCGACGGGAACGGACTCACGGGCGACCCACTTGACCTGGCCGATGATGCCGTAACAACCGATAAAATACTTGACGGGACTATTCTGGAAGAAGATATAGCAAACGGAGAAGTGACACCTGTCAAGATAGCTGCTTCTGCAACAGACGGCGATGTTCTTACCACAACAGGAGGCACTGTTAGTTGGCAACCTCCTGCAGTCGTAGCAATGGGCAAAGTAAATGGGGATGGTAGCCCTGCCAAAATGAATGGAGCAACGGCGACAAGAAACAGTCTAGGAAATTATACGGTAACTTTTGCCACTGCAAGACCTGATGCGGATTACATTATTCAGCTAACACTATACGGAGCACCAGCGGGATCAACCATTCAAGTAGAAAATCAATCCAATATAGGTTTTACTGTATCAATAACATCAACTCAACCAAGCTTCATTGCGGTAAGCCCACCTTTCACTACTGATTTAGGAGGTTCAACTCCACAACATACTCATACGGGATTTGTAGACCCATTTCCAATAGTGGATAATTTAGCTTTTTCACCTATAGATGCTATTTGGTATTTCACAATTACAGATTTCTAA
- the gpmI gene encoding 2,3-bisphosphoglycerate-independent phosphoglycerate mutase translates to MHKKVILMILDGWGKSPDPKVSAIEKANTPFIDSLYTKYPNADLHTDGMNVGLPEGQMGNSEVGHMNLGAGRIVYQDLAKINKAVKEDTLKNEKVLKEAFDYAKANNKPVHFLGLVSDGGVHSHIDHLKALIKAADESGVENSFVHAFTDGRDVDPKSGKGFLVDLDNYCADKKTKLATVIGRYYAMDRDKRWERVKMAYDVLVNSDGEKTQHIGEAMQKSYDEGVTDEFIKPLVLTDAANVPVAKIQDGDVIVFFNFRTDRGRELTQALSQQDFHEQNMHKLDLYYVTMTNYDESFKGTKIIFNKENIKETLGETLAKNGKKQIRIAETEKYPHVTFFFNGGREEPFDGEERILCPSPKVATYDLQPEMSAYDIRDAIIPELKKGDADFVCLNFANPDMVGHTGVMEAAVKACETVDQCAKDVITAGLENGYSTIVIADHGNCDTMINPDGSPNTAHTTNPVPLIMVDNDIKEVKSGVLGDIAPTILKMIGVPQPELMTQKPLV, encoded by the coding sequence ATGCACAAAAAGGTTATTCTTATGATTTTGGACGGCTGGGGAAAATCTCCAGACCCAAAAGTTTCGGCTATCGAAAAGGCCAATACACCATTCATCGATTCACTCTACACCAAATACCCCAATGCCGACCTGCATACCGACGGAATGAACGTTGGTCTGCCCGAAGGACAGATGGGAAACAGCGAGGTAGGACACATGAACCTTGGTGCGGGAAGAATCGTATACCAAGATTTGGCCAAAATCAACAAAGCCGTAAAAGAAGACACCTTAAAGAACGAGAAAGTACTAAAAGAAGCCTTTGACTACGCCAAGGCCAACAACAAACCGGTACATTTTTTGGGCTTGGTGAGCGATGGTGGTGTACACAGCCATATCGACCACCTAAAAGCACTGATAAAGGCGGCCGACGAAAGTGGGGTGGAAAACTCCTTTGTCCATGCATTTACCGATGGCCGTGATGTGGACCCCAAAAGCGGAAAAGGATTTTTGGTTGATTTGGACAACTATTGTGCCGATAAAAAGACCAAGTTGGCCACTGTTATCGGCCGGTACTATGCCATGGACCGTGACAAACGTTGGGAGCGCGTTAAAATGGCCTACGATGTACTTGTAAACTCTGATGGCGAAAAAACGCAGCATATCGGCGAGGCCATGCAAAAAAGTTATGACGAGGGCGTAACCGATGAGTTCATCAAACCTTTGGTATTGACAGATGCTGCCAATGTACCGGTTGCAAAAATCCAAGATGGTGACGTTATCGTCTTCTTCAATTTTAGGACCGACCGTGGCCGTGAGCTTACCCAAGCGTTGAGCCAGCAGGATTTTCATGAGCAGAACATGCACAAACTGGATCTGTACTACGTGACCATGACGAATTATGATGAATCCTTCAAGGGAACCAAGATCATATTCAACAAAGAAAACATCAAGGAAACCCTTGGTGAGACCCTTGCCAAAAACGGCAAAAAACAGATACGTATCGCCGAAACAGAAAAATATCCGCACGTAACCTTCTTCTTTAATGGAGGACGCGAGGAACCGTTTGATGGCGAAGAGCGAATCCTTTGTCCATCACCAAAGGTGGCCACTTACGACCTTCAACCGGAAATGAGCGCATACGATATCCGTGATGCCATAATTCCCGAACTAAAAAAGGGAGATGCCGATTTTGTCTGCCTCAACTTTGCCAATCCCGATATGGTAGGCCACACAGGTGTCATGGAAGCCGCTGTTAAAGCATGTGAAACCGTTGACCAATGCGCCAAGGACGTGATTACGGCCGGTTTGGAGAACGGCTATTCCACTATCGTAATCGCCGATCACGGAAACTGCGACACCATGATCAATCCAGATGGCAGCCCCAATACGGCGCACACCACCAACCCGGTGCCACTTATTATGGTGGACAATGACATCAAGGAGGTCAAGAGCGGTGTTTTGGGAGATATTGCACCGACCATTTTAAAAATGATCGGCGTTCCACAACCCGAATTGATGACACAAAAACCATTGGTTTAG
- a CDS encoding DUF6747 family protein has protein sequence MGTLLHFKDLYLEAFDDCKPSYVVFFLKGYSIFCAVMLFMAFYAFLYRAFTGFEF, from the coding sequence ATGGGAACACTATTACACTTTAAAGATCTCTATTTAGAGGCATTTGACGATTGCAAACCAAGCTATGTCGTATTCTTTTTAAAAGGATACTCCATATTTTGCGCGGTCATGTTGTTCATGGCCTTTTACGCATTTTTGTACAGAGCTTTTACAGGCTTTGAATTCTAA
- a CDS encoding ankyrin repeat domain-containing protein, with product MKKTIFTVAAFSMLALSGVSANELRTSDFGTSIELISPDELSSFCKAVMQGDVDTVKKLIELGEDVNQKSLGKAPIHYAARYNKAEVLKVLIANGADLKKRCDGGMTAIKYAKLSNATEAQAVLEAAMKK from the coding sequence ATGAAAAAAACAATTTTCACAGTGGCTGCATTTTCCATGCTGGCACTAAGCGGCGTATCTGCCAACGAACTCAGAACAAGCGATTTTGGAACCTCCATTGAACTGATCAGCCCGGATGAGCTAAGCAGTTTTTGCAAGGCCGTAATGCAGGGCGATGTGGACACCGTTAAAAAATTGATTGAATTAGGGGAGGATGTCAACCAAAAATCCTTGGGGAAAGCTCCTATCCATTATGCGGCCCGTTACAACAAGGCCGAAGTTTTAAAAGTACTCATTGCCAATGGTGCTGACCTTAAAAAACGTTGCGATGGTGGTATGACGGCCATCAAATACGCAAAATTGTCCAATGCTACCGAGGCGCAGGCCGTTTTGGAAGCTGCTATGAAAAAATAG
- a CDS encoding M15 family metallopeptidase, producing MKRRTFIKNTAASGMACALPPIFPNFYGPDYTTEELMGKAEIELFGEGINLREEAYTSFLEMKKAAYSDGFDIKMVSSFRDYYHQQRIWERKYLKYTQESGMSPFDAIEKIIEYSTIPGTSRHHWGTDIDIIDGFPQASGDVLVPEKFGAGGPYEGLKLWLDENSTKYGFYLVYTDNPRRRGFKYEPWHYSYAPISIPMLTAYRKLNVLKLLQEERFLGIEHFTAGFIKTYVQDNILDINPVLL from the coding sequence ATGAAAAGAAGGACTTTCATAAAAAATACCGCAGCATCTGGCATGGCCTGTGCCCTGCCCCCTATCTTTCCTAACTTTTACGGCCCCGATTACACCACCGAAGAGCTTATGGGAAAAGCAGAGATCGAGCTTTTTGGAGAGGGCATCAATTTAAGGGAAGAAGCCTACACCTCCTTTTTGGAAATGAAGAAAGCTGCCTATTCCGACGGTTTTGACATTAAAATGGTGTCCAGTTTTCGTGATTATTACCATCAACAACGTATTTGGGAACGCAAATACCTAAAATACACGCAAGAATCCGGCATGTCGCCGTTCGATGCCATTGAAAAAATCATAGAATATTCCACGATTCCCGGAACCAGCAGGCACCACTGGGGCACGGACATCGATATTATAGACGGATTCCCACAAGCATCGGGAGATGTACTGGTCCCGGAAAAATTTGGGGCGGGCGGCCCTTACGAAGGACTTAAGCTTTGGTTGGACGAAAACTCGACCAAATATGGGTTCTATCTGGTCTATACGGACAATCCCAGAAGAAGAGGGTTCAAATACGAACCTTGGCACTATAGTTATGCCCCTATCTCCATTCCCATGCTAACGGCCTATCGAAAACTCAATGTACTAAAACTGTTACAGGAAGAGCGTTTTTTGGGTATCGAACACTTTACTGCGGGATTTATAAAGACCTATGTCCAGGATAATATTTTGGACATCAACCCTGTATTGCTGTAG
- a CDS encoding carboxypeptidase-like regulatory domain-containing protein has protein sequence MKKCLLALLIFAAQGVFAQEGDVKILQGKVISADKDVVGVVVQNVTTQDAVITDLDGNFSIRVRVNDTLLFSAVHFLRKSLPVTEALYSSKFVEVPMQEFVNELREVVVTPYNLTGDLSKDIDRVTLGKDVSAEALNLPNAHGRIPTQSERRLQQATAGKFNVGMLLSPPLDPLINAITGRTKMLKNRVKVDKTYAQTQQVQGFYTDSLFVSTLKIPMEKIDDFMYFCEVDETFQAAIKSEDKLQILNVMIQKSRAYRENNNLD, from the coding sequence ATGAAAAAATGCCTGCTTGCACTATTGATTTTTGCCGCCCAAGGGGTCTTTGCCCAAGAAGGTGATGTGAAAATATTGCAAGGTAAAGTTATTAGTGCCGATAAGGATGTGGTCGGTGTTGTGGTTCAAAATGTAACCACCCAAGATGCCGTGATCACCGATCTGGACGGCAATTTTTCCATTCGGGTGCGGGTAAACGATACCCTGCTGTTCTCCGCGGTACATTTTTTAAGAAAATCCCTCCCGGTAACAGAGGCTTTGTACAGCTCCAAATTTGTGGAGGTTCCCATGCAGGAATTTGTGAACGAGCTTAGGGAGGTCGTGGTAACGCCCTATAATCTTACAGGAGACCTTAGCAAGGACATAGACCGTGTAACATTGGGAAAGGATGTAAGCGCCGAGGCGCTGAACTTGCCCAATGCCCACGGGCGCATACCCACCCAGAGCGAAAGGAGGTTGCAACAGGCCACGGCTGGAAAATTTAATGTAGGAATGTTGTTGAGCCCTCCCTTAGACCCTTTGATCAATGCCATAACAGGTCGTACAAAAATGCTGAAAAATAGGGTAAAAGTGGATAAGACCTATGCCCAGACACAGCAAGTGCAAGGGTTTTATACGGACTCACTTTTTGTGTCCACCTTGAAGATTCCCATGGAGAAAATAGATGATTTCATGTATTTCTGTGAAGTGGACGAAACTTTTCAGGCAGCCATAAAATCCGAGGATAAACTGCAAATTTTAAATGTGATGATACAAAAGAGCAGGGCGTACCGGGAAAACAACAATCTGGATTGA
- a CDS encoding DUF6702 family protein: MMTSKKARMAILPLVMLLLLSFSSAHKYYVSVTNIAYSEDDKAFQVTSRVFIDDLDRLLKERYGIEAKLATPKESELADEYIEKYFRAKFAVELDGKRVQFNFLGKRYDTDVVICYLEIPNVKLSETKSMSVQNEVLMDLFDDQQNVVHVKWDGNKKSFMLIRQNNKGMLNL; the protein is encoded by the coding sequence ATGATGACATCAAAAAAAGCACGGATGGCAATCTTACCTTTGGTAATGCTATTGTTGCTGTCGTTTTCATCCGCCCATAAATATTATGTAAGCGTAACCAATATTGCCTACTCGGAAGACGATAAGGCTTTTCAGGTTACCAGCCGCGTTTTTATAGACGACCTTGATAGATTGTTGAAGGAACGTTACGGTATCGAGGCCAAACTGGCCACGCCAAAAGAATCCGAGTTGGCCGATGAGTACATCGAAAAATATTTTAGGGCAAAATTTGCTGTTGAATTGGACGGCAAGCGCGTACAGTTCAATTTTTTGGGAAAAAGGTACGATACCGATGTGGTCATCTGCTATCTGGAGATTCCCAATGTAAAATTATCGGAAACAAAAAGCATGTCCGTCCAGAATGAGGTGCTCATGGATCTCTTTGATGATCAGCAGAATGTGGTACACGTAAAATGGGATGGAAACAAAAAAAGTTTTATGCTGATCCGTCAGAACAATAAAGGAATGTTAAACTTATGA
- the map gene encoding type I methionyl aminopeptidase, translating to MIQVKTAEEIELMRESALVVSRTLGMLAKEIKPGANPLKLDKMAEEFIREQGAVPGFLGMYDFPNTLNWSPNAQVVHGIPGNEALKDGDIVSVDCGAIKNGFHGDHAYTFEVGEVAEETKKLLKVTKESLYLGIREFKLGNRVGDVAYAIQKYTEDHGYGVVRELVGHGLGRELHEDPQMPNYGKRGRGKKFVNGTVVAIEPMINMGTRRIKQLKDGWTILTADGKPSAHFEHDVALVDGKPELLSTFQYIYDALGITSDEEDEFRSKKLVL from the coding sequence ATGATTCAAGTAAAAACAGCAGAGGAAATTGAGTTGATGCGCGAGAGCGCTTTAGTGGTATCCAGAACTTTGGGCATGTTGGCCAAGGAAATCAAGCCTGGGGCCAATCCGTTGAAATTGGATAAAATGGCGGAAGAATTTATCCGTGAGCAAGGTGCCGTACCCGGTTTTTTGGGCATGTACGACTTTCCGAACACCCTTAACTGGAGCCCGAACGCGCAGGTGGTACATGGAATACCCGGTAACGAAGCCCTGAAAGATGGCGATATTGTTTCTGTGGATTGCGGAGCAATTAAAAATGGCTTTCATGGCGACCATGCCTATACTTTTGAAGTGGGCGAGGTAGCGGAGGAAACCAAAAAATTGCTCAAGGTCACCAAAGAATCGCTTTACTTGGGAATCAGAGAATTTAAACTGGGCAACCGTGTGGGCGATGTGGCCTATGCCATTCAAAAATATACCGAGGACCATGGCTATGGCGTTGTACGCGAATTGGTAGGACATGGTTTGGGAAGGGAGCTTCACGAGGACCCTCAAATGCCAAACTACGGGAAGAGGGGTCGTGGCAAAAAATTTGTCAATGGAACCGTTGTGGCCATCGAGCCGATGATCAATATGGGCACAAGGCGAATAAAACAACTTAAAGACGGTTGGACCATACTAACAGCAGATGGCAAGCCAAGCGCCCACTTTGAACACGATGTGGCCCTTGTGGACGGGAAACCAGAACTATTGTCCACGTTTCAATATATTTACGATGCCTTGGGCATTACCAGCGACGAAGAGGATGAGTTCCGAAGCAAAAAGTTGGTGCTTTAA
- a CDS encoding M48 family metalloprotease encodes MRRGSWRIRILIGLAIVAFAFIRRCSNQEENPYTGRTQNIDMTAEQEIAIGLQSAPEMAQQHGGLYPDERLQNLVDKVGNKLVQNSVARETPYRYEFHLLADDRTINAFALPGGQIFITYALFSQLNEAQLAGVLGHEIGHVIGRHSAERIAESSFWQTLATGASVGGDMGSVVAGIGQNTLLTNGRGDELESDDLGVLFMIESGYDPNEMIEVMKILKSAAGPNRVPEFQSTHPDPENRIEKIKEAIDKYSGR; translated from the coding sequence ATGAGAAGAGGAAGTTGGAGGATACGTATCCTTATCGGTTTGGCGATCGTTGCCTTTGCTTTCATCCGCCGATGCAGCAACCAAGAAGAAAACCCGTACACCGGACGAACCCAGAACATAGACATGACGGCAGAGCAAGAGATTGCCATCGGACTCCAAAGTGCTCCTGAAATGGCGCAGCAGCACGGTGGGCTTTATCCTGATGAACGCCTTCAAAATTTAGTGGACAAGGTGGGCAACAAACTCGTCCAGAACAGTGTGGCCCGGGAAACCCCGTACCGATACGAATTCCATTTGTTGGCGGACGACCGCACCATTAATGCATTTGCCTTGCCGGGCGGGCAAATATTCATCACCTATGCCCTGTTCTCCCAGCTCAACGAAGCACAACTGGCCGGTGTTCTCGGGCACGAGATAGGCCATGTGATCGGCAGACATTCCGCTGAACGTATCGCCGAGAGCAGTTTTTGGCAGACCTTGGCCACTGGTGCATCGGTAGGTGGCGACATGGGGAGTGTGGTCGCAGGTATTGGACAGAACACCCTTTTGACCAACGGTAGGGGCGACGAACTGGAAAGCGATGATCTTGGCGTTTTGTTTATGATCGAATCGGGTTACGACCCCAACGAAATGATCGAGGTAATGAAGATCCTAAAATCCGCTGCCGGACCAAACAGGGTCCCTGAATTTCAGAGTACCCACCCCGACCCCGAGAACAGGATCGAAAAAATAAAGGAGGCCATCGACAAATATTCAGGTCGATAG
- a CDS encoding gliding motility-associated C-terminal domain-containing protein — translation MKPFLHIAFLLSVSFAVAQSGLYNSGNFTVHNDAQIGLYADLINDANFDQSNGLIGFYGNRPIIVSGSIPPTLWDTEIMMDSDVFLQTPLMVRNNVNFILGNFLTPTNIPAVKLNFMEDGFFTGESDVSKVTGFAEVNNRSVFSFPVGDEQQLRPLTMNAQGAAPSAICAYFFENPSAPSSILESFDTEEKVNNIGEVSEREFWILQSSAPTQVTISWNTRSNLIGIPNATAESLIVVGWSKASNQWVIIGNAAFSGDITNGFVTSETFVPNDYAAITFGTVPLPTDTFAVNNPTLGDYFLSPNGDGTNDFLVIDGMEESPNNSLRIFNRYGQKVFEKINYTNEFRGVANTGSMVPSPANGLPEGVYFYLVTLDDLGLEYTGFLFLDK, via the coding sequence TTGAAACCCTTCCTCCACATAGCGTTTTTGTTATCGGTCAGCTTTGCTGTGGCCCAAAGCGGGCTGTACAATAGCGGTAACTTTACCGTGCACAACGATGCCCAGATAGGACTGTATGCCGATTTGATCAACGATGCCAACTTTGACCAGAGCAATGGCCTTATTGGTTTTTACGGCAACCGCCCCATCATTGTTTCCGGGAGCATACCGCCCACGCTGTGGGACACCGAGATTATGATGGACAGCGATGTGTTTTTGCAAACCCCGCTCATGGTCAGGAACAACGTCAATTTTATTTTGGGCAATTTTTTAACGCCCACCAACATACCCGCCGTCAAGCTCAATTTTATGGAAGATGGGTTCTTTACCGGGGAAAGTGACGTATCCAAGGTTACCGGATTTGCCGAGGTGAACAACCGTAGTGTGTTTTCGTTCCCCGTCGGTGATGAGCAGCAGCTCCGTCCATTAACCATGAATGCCCAAGGTGCGGCCCCCTCGGCCATTTGCGCCTATTTTTTTGAGAATCCCTCCGCCCCATCCTCTATTTTGGAAAGTTTTGATACGGAAGAAAAAGTAAACAACATTGGCGAGGTATCCGAAAGGGAATTTTGGATCCTTCAAAGTAGTGCCCCCACACAGGTCACCATTTCGTGGAACACCCGAAGCAACTTGATCGGTATTCCAAATGCCACGGCCGAGTCCTTGATCGTGGTAGGCTGGAGCAAGGCATCCAACCAATGGGTCATTATCGGCAATGCTGCGTTCAGCGGCGATATCACCAACGGGTTTGTGACCTCCGAAACCTTTGTGCCCAACGATTACGCGGCCATTACCTTTGGTACCGTTCCACTACCTACCGATACCTTTGCCGTGAACAATCCCACTCTGGGCGATTACTTTTTGAGCCCGAACGGCGACGGCACCAACGATTTTTTGGTGATCGATGGCATGGAGGAGTCACCGAACAACAGTTTGCGCATCTTTAATCGCTACGGACAAAAGGTTTTTGAAAAAATAAATTACACCAACGAGTTCCGCGGTGTTGCCAATACAGGCTCCATGGTTCCAAGTCCAGCCAACGGACTGCCGGAAGGCGTCTATTTTTATCTGGTTACCTTGGACGACCTTGGACTGGAGTACACGGGCTTCCTTTTCTTGGACAAGTAA